From the genome of Helicobacter pylori, one region includes:
- a CDS encoding transglycosylase domain-containing protein, whose translation MLKKIFYGFIVLFLIIVGLLAILIAQVWVTTDKDIAKIKDYRPGVASQILDRKGRLIANIYDKEFRFYARFEEIPPRFVESLLAVEDTLFFEHGGINLDAIMRAMIRNAQSGRYTEGGSTLTQQLVKNMVLTREKTLTRKLKEAIISLRIEKVLSKEDILERYLNQTFFGHGYYGVKTASLGYFKKPLDKLTLKEITMLVALPRAPSFYDPTKNLEFSLSRANDILRRLYSLGWISSNELKSALNEVPIVYNQTSTQNIAPYVVDEVLKQLDQLDGLKTQGYTIKLTIDLDYQRLALESLRFGHQKTLEKIAKEKPKTNASNEYEDNLNASMIVTDTSTGKILALVGGIDYKKSAFNRATQAKRQFGSAIKPFVYQIAFDNGYSTTSKIPDTARNFENGNYSKNSEQNHAWHPSNYSRKFLGLVTLQEALSHSLNLATINLSDQLGFEKIYQSLSDMGFKNLPKDLSIVLGSFAISPIEAAEKYSLFSNYGTMLKPMLIESIANQQNEVKTFAPIETKKITTKEQAFLTLSALMNAVENGTGSLARIKGLEIAGKTGTSNNNIDAWFIGFTPTLQSVIWFGRDDNTPIGKGATGGVVSAPVYSYFMRNILSIEPSLKRKFDVPKGLRKEIVDKIPYYSTPNSITPTPKRTDDSEEPLLF comes from the coding sequence ATGCTAAAAAAGATTTTTTATGGCTTTATCGTTTTATTTTTAATTATCGTAGGGTTATTAGCCATTCTTATCGCTCAAGTTTGGGTGACTACAGATAAGGATATTGCCAAAATTAAAGATTATCGCCCGGGCGTCGCTTCACAGATTTTAGACAGAAAAGGGCGTTTGATCGCTAATATTTATGATAAAGAATTCCGTTTTTATGCGCGTTTTGAAGAAATTCCCCCACGATTTGTTGAAAGCCTTTTAGCGGTAGAAGACACCCTCTTTTTTGAACATGGGGGGATCAATTTAGATGCTATCATGCGCGCTATGATTAGAAACGCTCAAAGCGGTCGTTACACCGAGGGGGGTAGCACCCTGACCCAACAACTCGTTAAAAACATGGTGCTCACACGAGAAAAAACCCTAACCCGAAAACTCAAAGAAGCTATCATTTCTTTACGCATTGAAAAAGTCTTAAGCAAAGAAGACATTTTAGAGCGCTATCTGAACCAAACTTTTTTTGGGCATGGGTATTATGGCGTCAAAACCGCAAGTTTAGGGTATTTTAAAAAACCCCTTGACAAACTCACGCTTAAAGAAATCACCATGTTAGTCGCCTTACCTAGGGCTCCCAGTTTTTATGACCCTACTAAAAATTTAGAATTTTCACTTTCTAGGGCTAATGATATTTTAAGGCGGTTGTATTCTTTAGGTTGGATTTCTTCTAACGAGCTCAAATCCGCTCTCAATGAAGTGCCAATCGTCTATAACCAAACTTCCACGCAAAATATCGCTCCCTATGTCGTGGATGAAGTGTTGAAACAATTGGATCAATTAGACGGGTTAAAAACTCAAGGCTATACCATAAAGCTCACGATAGATTTGGATTACCAACGCTTAGCGTTAGAGTCCTTGCGTTTTGGGCATCAAAAAACCTTAGAAAAAATCGCTAAAGAAAAGCCAAAAACTAACGCATCTAATGAATATGAAGACAACTTAAACGCCAGCATGATAGTTACAGACACGAGCACCGGTAAGATTTTAGCTTTAGTGGGGGGGATTGATTATAAAAAAAGCGCTTTCAATCGCGCCACGCAAGCCAAACGGCAGTTTGGGAGCGCGATCAAGCCTTTTGTGTATCAAATCGCTTTTGATAATGGCTATTCCACGACTTCCAAAATCCCTGATACCGCACGAAATTTTGAAAATGGCAATTATAGCAAAAACAGCGAACAAAACCACGCATGGCACCCTAGCAATTATTCTCGCAAGTTTTTAGGGCTTGTAACCTTACAAGAAGCTTTGAGCCATTCGTTAAATCTAGCCACGATCAATTTAAGCGATCAGCTTGGCTTTGAAAAAATTTACCAATCTTTAAGCGATATGGGGTTTAAAAACCTCCCTAAAGACTTGTCTATTGTGTTAGGGAGCTTTGCTATCTCACCGATTGAAGCGGCTGAAAAGTATTCTTTATTTTCTAATTACGGCACTATGCTCAAACCCATGCTCATTGAAAGCATCGCTAACCAACAAAACGAAGTCAAAACTTTCGCGCCCATTGAAACCAAAAAGATCACCACCAAAGAACAGGCTTTTTTAACCCTTTCAGCGCTGATGAATGCGGTAGAAAATGGCACAGGGAGTTTGGCTCGCATTAAAGGCTTAGAAATTGCCGGTAAAACCGGAACTTCTAACAACAATATTGATGCTTGGTTCATTGGTTTTACCCCCACCTTACAAAGCGTGATCTGGTTTGGGAGAGATGATAACACGCCTATTGGCAAAGGAGCGACAGGAGGCGTTGTGAGTGCACCTGTGTATTCGTATTTCATGCGTAACATTCTAAGCATTGAACCTTCTTTAAAAAGAAAGTTTGATGTCCCCAAAGGCTTGCGTAAAGAAATCGTGGATAAAATCCCCTACTACTCAACCCCTAATTCCATCACCCCCACTCCCAAAAGAACAGACGATAGCGAAGAACCCTTATTGTTCTAA
- a CDS encoding tumor necrosis factor alpha-inducing protein encodes MLQACTCPNTSQRNSFLQDVPYWMLQNRSQYITQGVDSSHIVDGKKTEEIEKIATKRATIRVAQNIVHKLKEAYLSKSNRIKQKITNEMFIQMTQPIYDSLMNVDRLGIYINPNNEEVFALVRARSFDKDALSEGLHKMALDNQAVSILISKVEEIFKDSINYGDIKVPIAM; translated from the coding sequence ATGTTGCAGGCCTGCACTTGCCCAAACACTTCACAAAGGAATTCTTTTTTACAAGATGTGCCTTATTGGATGTTGCAAAATCGCAGTCAGTATATCACGCAAGGGGTGGATAGCTCGCACATTGTGGATGGTAAGAAAACTGAAGAGATAGAGAAAATCGCTACCAAAAGAGCGACAATAAGAGTGGCGCAAAATATTGTGCATAAACTCAAAGAGGCTTACCTTTCCAAATCCAATCGCATCAAGCAAAAGATCACTAATGAAATGTTTATTCAAATGACACAGCCCATTTATGACAGCTTGATGAATGTGGATCGTTTAGGAATTTATATCAATCCTAACAATGAGGAAGTGTTTGCGTTAGTGCGTGCGCGTTCTTTTGATAAGGACGCTTTGAGCGAAGGGTTGCATAAAATGGCATTAGACAATCAAGCGGTGAGTATCCTTATTTCTAAAGTGGAAGAAATCTTTAAAGATTCTATCAATTATGGGGATATTAAAGTCCCTATAGCCATGTAG
- a CDS encoding 2-oxoglutarate ferredoxin oxidoreductase subunit beta: MAFNYDEYLRVDKIPTLWCWGCGDGVILKSIIRTIDALGWKMDDVCLVSGIGCSGRMSSYVNCNTVHTTHGRAVAYATGIKLANPSKHVIVVSGDGDGFAIGGNHTMHACRRNIDLNFILVNNFIYGLTNSQTSPTTPNGMWTVTAQWGNIDNQFDPCALTTAAGASFVARESVLDPQKLEKVLKEGFTHKGFSFFDVHSNCHINLGRKNKMGEASQMLKWMESRLVSKRQFEAMSPEERVDKFPTGVLKHDTDRKEYCEAYQEIIEKAQGKQ, translated from the coding sequence ATGGCGTTTAATTATGATGAATATTTGCGTGTGGATAAAATACCCACTTTGTGGTGTTGGGGCTGTGGTGATGGCGTGATTTTAAAATCCATTATCCGCACGATTGACGCTTTAGGTTGGAAAATGGATGATGTGTGTTTGGTGAGTGGGATTGGTTGCAGCGGGCGCATGAGCTCGTATGTGAATTGCAACACCGTTCATACCACGCATGGTAGGGCTGTAGCGTATGCGACAGGGATTAAATTAGCTAACCCTAGTAAGCATGTGATCGTGGTTTCTGGCGATGGCGATGGCTTTGCTATTGGAGGCAACCACACCATGCATGCATGCAGGAGGAACATTGATTTGAATTTTATTTTAGTGAATAATTTCATTTATGGTTTGACCAACTCCCAAACTTCGCCCACCACGCCTAATGGCATGTGGACGGTTACGGCTCAATGGGGGAATATTGATAACCAATTTGACCCATGTGCTTTAACCACCGCTGCAGGGGCGAGCTTTGTGGCTAGAGAGAGCGTTTTAGACCCTCAAAAATTAGAAAAAGTGCTTAAAGAAGGTTTTACACACAAGGGCTTTAGCTTCTTTGATGTCCATAGTAATTGCCATATCAATTTAGGGCGTAAGAATAAAATGGGCGAAGCGTCTCAAATGCTAAAATGGATGGAAAGCCGATTAGTGAGCAAACGCCAATTTGAGGCCATGAGCCCTGAAGAAAGGGTGGATAAATTCCCTACAGGCGTTTTAAAGCATGACACGGACAGGAAAGAATATTGCGAAGCGTATCAAGAAATCATTGAAAAAGCACAAGGAAAACAATAA
- a CDS encoding 2-oxoacid:acceptor oxidoreductase family protein → MEAQLRFTGVGGQGVLLAGEILAEAKIVSGGYGTKTSTYTSQVRGGPTKVDILLDKDEIIFPYAKEGEIDFMLSVAQISYNQFKSDIKKGGIVVIDPNLVTPTKEDEEKYQIYKIPIISIAKDEVGNIITQSVVALAITVELTKCVEENIVLDTMLKKVPAKVADTNKKAFEIGKKHALEALKK, encoded by the coding sequence ATGGAAGCGCAATTACGATTTACGGGCGTTGGAGGGCAAGGCGTGCTGTTAGCGGGGGAGATTTTGGCTGAAGCTAAGATTGTGAGTGGGGGCTATGGCACTAAGACTTCCACTTACACTTCGCAAGTGCGTGGAGGGCCTACTAAAGTGGATATTTTGCTAGACAAAGATGAAATTATTTTCCCTTACGCTAAAGAGGGCGAGATTGATTTCATGCTTTCAGTCGCTCAAATCAGCTACAACCAGTTTAAAAGCGATATTAAAAAAGGCGGTATCGTTGTCATTGATCCCAATCTGGTAACCCCCACTAAAGAAGATGAAGAAAAATACCAGATCTATAAAATCCCCATTATCAGTATCGCTAAAGATGAAGTGGGTAACATTATCACACAATCTGTGGTAGCGTTAGCCATTACCGTGGAACTTACTAAATGCGTAGAAGAAAATATCGTGCTAGACACCATGCTTAAAAAAGTCCCTGCAAAAGTCGCTGACACGAACAAAAAAGCCTTTGAAATTGGTAAAAAACATGCTTTAGAAGCTTTGAAAAAATAA
- a CDS encoding disulfide bond formation protein B: MNKEIRFYNLFSLAILGILIFPVGLANFYFGYVLKDSPCIFCWALRINMILIGAVALLVVRFGFKPKYIALLLLMAGSGLYEGFYYTGSHALEDVGQGFALPILGLHTQFWALFVFFSVVVLLAVLLFFAPNTQLFKDHSLNTLQKSAFYIFFIVVGSNAVQAFLSTGPFPYIGQSSPVRFSWNLKESVWSMENWNHSKFPRSVLGRRDVGEPLKLSALPKDNDYEHSPLEITKALKIEKKEELFLKLNGAITDLSFNEDKAILTTENQGLYLVGNDLKTIHSHMVLDSYYSATVGSFVGADFNEDDNIVIMGNNKTSAEITPNKNANALKNFPYFLEGANSFDEVERSRLKTSRAKNYYVSAARRGAKFTYLISAPNKRYKDLIIISMLNSDKQVHGEFLLELGNAKLKEKRKLGELVISALALKDNKLYAFSKEFNTLLVIDPTKEEILEVYGLPKEIKNISAGGFRDNELILVSYENNKNILYTLNF, from the coding sequence ATGAATAAAGAAATCCGATTTTATAATCTTTTTTCTTTGGCGATTTTAGGGATTTTAATCTTTCCTGTGGGTTTGGCGAATTTTTATTTTGGCTATGTTTTGAAAGATTCGCCTTGTATTTTTTGCTGGGCGCTACGCATCAACATGATTTTAATAGGGGCTGTGGCACTTTTGGTGGTGCGTTTTGGGTTTAAGCCTAAATACATCGCCTTGCTATTACTCATGGCTGGTAGTGGGTTATATGAGGGCTTTTATTATACCGGTAGCCATGCTTTAGAAGATGTGGGGCAGGGCTTTGCGCTCCCTATTTTGGGCTTACACACGCAGTTTTGGGCGCTTTTTGTCTTTTTTAGCGTGGTGGTGCTTTTAGCGGTGTTGCTCTTTTTTGCCCCTAATACCCAACTTTTTAAAGATCATTCATTAAACACGCTCCAAAAAAGTGCTTTTTATATTTTCTTTATTGTGGTGGGTTCTAACGCCGTGCAAGCGTTTCTTTCTACCGGGCCTTTCCCTTACATAGGGCAAAGCAGTCCGGTGCGTTTTTCTTGGAATTTGAAAGAATCTGTCTGGTCTATGGAAAATTGGAATCATTCAAAATTCCCAAGAAGCGTTTTGGGCAGAAGAGATGTGGGTGAGCCTTTGAAATTGAGCGCTTTGCCTAAAGATAATGATTATGAGCATTCGCCTTTAGAAATTACAAAAGCGTTGAAGATTGAAAAAAAAGAAGAGCTTTTTTTAAAACTGAACGGAGCGATCACAGATTTGAGTTTCAATGAAGATAAGGCGATCCTTACCACAGAAAACCAAGGCCTTTATCTTGTGGGTAACGATTTAAAAACCATTCACAGCCATATGGTGCTAGATAGCTATTATAGCGCGACGGTGGGGTCGTTCGTGGGGGCGGATTTTAATGAAGATGACAACATTGTGATCATGGGCAACAATAAAACGAGTGCAGAAATCACGCCTAACAAAAACGCTAACGCGCTTAAAAACTTCCCTTATTTTTTGGAAGGGGCTAACTCTTTTGATGAAGTGGAACGCAGCCGCTTGAAAACTTCTAGGGCGAAAAACTATTATGTTAGCGCTGCAAGAAGAGGGGCTAAATTCACTTATTTGATCAGCGCTCCTAACAAGCGTTATAAGGATTTGATTATCATCTCCATGCTTAATAGCGACAAACAAGTGCATGGGGAGTTTTTACTTGAACTGGGCAATGCCAAGCTTAAAGAAAAAAGGAAACTGGGCGAGTTGGTTATCAGCGCGCTAGCTTTAAAGGATAATAAGCTTTATGCGTTCAGTAAGGAATTTAACACGCTTTTAGTCATAGACCCTACAAAAGAAGAGATCCTTGAAGTTTATGGCTTGCCTAAAGAGATTAAAAATATCAGTGCTGGAGGGTTTAGGGATAATGAGCTTATCCTTGTGAGCTATGAGAATAATAAAAATATTCTCTATACCCTTAATTTTTAA